The stretch of DNA GAGCATTCTTCTCTCACTTCATCATTAAAACCAGCCATATTAAACTCGATATCATTTTTGCGTAGATCGTCAGCAAGGCGAGTTTCAAAATCAGCCAGAACGTTATTATAGTATTCGGTAGGATTTCCAAAATACAGGTCAACCGAGGTCGAAACTAATACTTTCTTTCCCAGATATTCAGTTAGCTGCTTCACAGCATCGCAAGTACTATCAATATCATGCCCAGGCACTGGATTAAGAATATGGGCTGGCAACTGAGTAATTTGCAAGAATCGACTGCGTTGAGTGAATAGAATAATTTGATCGTGATTTTTTAATCTTTCGGCCAACGCCTTGTTAAGTTTACCATTCTGAACGAGGCAACCATCAATATCCACTAAAGCCACTTTTTTAGTCATATATCCTCTCAACATTGGCTACTAATAATTATTCTAATACTTAATTATTAAGGATTTATGATAGGATTCTTAAGAGAAAATTAACAACCGGTATTTCCCTATGAGTCTTCTGGATCCCTTCGGAGAGGGACGTAGAAGCAAGGAGTGTTTTTTCTAATCCTAAAGCCGTTCAAAGATTGTACGCGTATTAAATCCGAATAAGCGCTCATGCATGCGGTAGGCGTATTCATCCGTCATATTGGCAATATAGTCACAGACTACACGCATCGCTTCATCGTCTGAAGAGGCTTCGTTGTAAAGCTGTCGATTTTTGGTGTCTAGTAAACTGGTCGGATTTGAGCTGATGGCCTCAAACAGCCGAAGAACTACCGTTTGCCCGCCATACTCAAAGGTTCTGGCTTCCTGAGAATCAATGACGTGCTGGTAAACGCAATTTTTCAGATAGTCAAGCAAACGGCCGGCTTCAGGTAACAGATTAATATTATATTTTAATAAAGGGTTTTCAAAATTGGCGTCAGTGGTTTCAATCTGAGTGGCTGTAATCAGATAGTTAACCATTTCACCGATGGCCTGCTTGCGCTCGAAAAGCTGGCTTGAGAATAAATGGTTAAGCAGGGCATTGCGCTGCTGTCCAAGTGGCGTGCCGTCCACCAGGTTATGAAAACCGGGACAATCGATTTTGTCACGCGTGATCAGGCGCAAGTGAATTGCATCCTCCAGATCATGTACTCCATATCCGATATCATCAGCGACATCCATGATGGAACAATCAAAGCTATGAAAGGCGGATCTTCCATGTTCGTTTTGTGCTGGAGGTTTACGAAGCGATTGAAAAAGTGATCGATCGCCTTCGCTAAATGGCGCCAGTAACCAGTCGACTTCTGCCTGCTCACAGTTAAAATAAGCCTTGGGAGGGAGCCAGTCATTGATTCGAATCGTTTTATGCAGGGTGTTAACAGCTTCGAGTTTTCCAAGGGCAATCACTCTGCTTCTGGGAACTGGGTACTTCAGAATCCCTAGTAAAGTGCGCCGCGTTAAATCAAGTCCGTAGGCGCCATAGCTGTTTTCCAGTTTGGTTAAAAGCCGCAGTGTCTGGCCATTACCCTCAAAACCGCCATGTTCACGCATCATATAATTTAATGCGACCTCACCTCCATGACCGAAAGGAGGGTGGCCGATATCATGTAATAAACAGATGCTGCTGATTAAATCTTCACTGGGAAGTAAACCTGAGAGAATACTCTCCTGATGATTCACAATAAGATTTCGTGCGATGCTTCTGCCAATGGACGCCACTTCAAGTGAATGGGTGAGCCGAGTGCGATGGAAATCGCCTTCATCAGTTCCCAGAATCTGTGTTTTTCGCTGTAAACGTCGAAAAGCGGGGCAATGAATGACACGCGTTTGGTCGCGTTCATAGGGGCTGCGATGATCCTGAACGCCGCGTTGGTGATTTAGGCCAGAGCGTCTATGAGTCCACATGGGTAATAACCTCGATACTAATAGGGGTATTATTTCATCATGGTATCAGAAATAACTAAAGTTTTTTTTAAAACTGCAGCTAACAAGGGTATGAAACTCCAATAAGAATAAAAAAGGAGCCTGCATGAATACCTTGAAAATAGCTGCAATAGCGATAGTGGTAGTCCATTTGTCTTCTTGTGCAACGAGTCCTAGTACCAGCTATTCCACTTATGAAACGTATACCTACGACAATATGCAATACTACGGGCACGGGGTGGGGTCGGTTGATTATGGCAATTACGGCAATAATCAGGGTTATTATCCACCAAGCCAGGCTACCGTTCCAGATTCTTATTATACTGGAGGCAATAACCGGCCTGTGTCTCATAAAGATCAGGATAGAAACTGGGTTAATAATCAAAATCCCCAAGGTTACACTATAGAAATTGCTGATGGTGAAAAAGCCTCTCAGGTGGCTGGTAAATTATATAAGACACCTAAAAACGATCGGACTGCTCAAATTAAATACTATCGAGATGGAAAAACTTACTACAAAGGGGTTTATGGAACCTATAATACCCAGGAAGAAGCCGAGAAAGCTTTGAATGCTCTGCCTGAGAGTGTAAAGCAAGGGGCGGGGGTCAGGAACTGGGGAAGTGTTCAGGGAGCAGCAGAATAGAGAAAAATCCCCTCTCCCAAGTTTGGGAGAGGGTGAGGGTTGATCTGCAAGGGAAATTCCTACCCGCTTATTTTGCCGAAAGAGTGATCGTCAGCTTCACCACGCCTGCCGTCTCTGTTTTATCCATCGAAAGTTGCTTTAAGATGACCGCATAATCGGTATTCAATTGCCATAGCCATTGTAAAAATTGTGTGTAAGGCACTTTTTCATAACTAATCTGTATATCCCCGGGACCTGTTTGCTGCAGTTGATAAGCGAATGTTTTGAAAGGAGTATTACTTAATTGCGTTGAGATGATCGACAATAATCGCCCGTTATTAATCATTTCCGGTTCTTTCCTGTTAAGAGGACGCTGATTAATTTGCTTCATCCAGACAAGTGTTTTTTGTTTATCCTGTAATTGATTGGTTTTACTGACTACAGCGGTATTTAGCGGGGAGTAAATCAGTAAATAAAAGAGATACGCAATGGTGAACATAAGACCAATACTTAGAGTCAGACGATCCCGTTCACTTAAATTTTGCCAGAAATTCATCATAAGCTAAGCTCCAGGGTACTGGCGACTTGCTGCTCTCTGGTTGATGCCTGCGTTTGCTTTACCTTGACATTCAGTTTTTGTAACTGATTCTCTACCTTTTCAACGCTTGCGAAATCCTTACCAATCACAGTCACCTGCAAAATATGATTCTGATAACGGAGTTGTTCAACAGCCACATCGGTTGAATCAAGTGTTTTCGAGAGCTGATTTAGCAAAACCCAGAAGGGATTCTCGCTGTCATTCCCTTTAGTTTTTAACAATTGCTCAATACGAAATCTCGGGCTAATAACTTGTTGCGCCTGAGGGAAAAACTGCTTATAAATGACTGCAATTTGCTTGTCTGTTTCTTCTATTTGCTGATTGAGGCGATAATTTTGCCATATTGTGCCAGAAAGATTGCTAAACAACCACAAGACGGCCATCGCAACTGCCGCGGCTATCCAGCGTTTCTTTCCCTTAGTTTCGCTGCTTGCCAGAAATTGACCCTGTGCCATATTCATAGGATGACCAACCAGAAGACGTTTTGCCAGCCAGAGATATAAATTCTCTTCATGAATTATTTGGGCCACTAAATGCTCAGGAAGGGCCATGCTTTCCTTAAAAAGGAATAGTCGATGTTCCGGGCTTGCTTTTTTCAGGAATAAATCAGTAAGCGGCGGGTTTAACACTCCGCAGAAGGTCTCATCATGAATAATCAAACTATCTTCTGCGACACAAATCTCTTTATTCTCGAGAGCGAACCAATCGACAGTGAGAATATCCAGGTGAATGTCATTGTCTTTGAGGAGTAGAAGCAGTTGCTGCAAAAACTCTTTTTTGCAGGCTGCGATAAGATATTGGCCCTGTTGGTAATATTGGCGATTAAACGCGAAATGAAGTTCATCCACATTTTCTGCGAACTTGTCTTCAAGCGCGTAGGGGATAGCAATACGGGCTTTTTTTTCTCCCAGCCAGGGCAGTTCAAGGCGGTGGAAGGCAAAGTGTTCGCCAGAAACCACAATGCAGGTACGATTATTGGTTTGAATCTGCCTGAGTTCTTCAGCCTTTCGTTTTGCTAAAGGCTGAACAACCTGTTGGTTCTGATCCAGGCTTACTGATAAGAAGCTGTCGTCAGTCAGAGACTTGATAAAAACAAAACAGGTTGCCAAATGTAAATCCTTCTACTCAATTAGCTTTAGGCGTAGGCATATTGTTTGGTAACATTTGCCTCAGCCCACTGATTTTTCAATTGCTGTGCTAACAAATAAACGGCCAGTGCATACTGCGGGCTACTATTATAGCGGGTTATCACATAAAAGTTAGGATAAGCTAACCAGTATTCCGGACCTTCCTGGGTAGTCAGCTCGATAAGGCCTGCTTTTTTCGGTACATGGAATGAAGCGGTTACCGGCTTAATTCCCGCCGCCCGTAATTGACTGGTTTTGTATACAGCTGTTTTATAAGAGGTATTAATACGTTTGTAGGCTGAACCGGTAATTTGGGCCGGCTGAGCGATTCCCTGATTAAAAGTCCATCCGTGTTTGTGAAAATAATTGGCAACACTGGCAATTACAGCATCATCATCATTCATCAGATCTTTTTTGGGATTGCCAGTGAAGTCTGCGGCGTAATAACGGTAGCTGCTGGGCATAAACTGCGGTTTACCCATCGCACCGGCATAAGAGCCCATGTATTGAGTAGGGGAAACGTGGTGTTCACGGCAAAGCAGCAGATATTCGCCAAGCTCTTTGGTAAAAAACTCAGAGCGTTTTGGATAATCAAAGGCTAAGGTTGATAGTGCATCGAGAACGCGGTAATTGCCCTGGTTTTTACCGTATAAAGTCTCAATACCGATGATTGCAACGATAATATTGGCCGGCACATGATATTTTGCCTCAGCCTTATTCAAGGCTTTCTGGTTTTTTCTCCAGAAATCAATACCGCCTTCAACACGCTGGGGCGTTAAGAATAATTGTTTATACACATCCCAGGTTTTCTTCTCATATGGTTTTTCCATTGATTCGATAATCTGAGGTTGCAGTTTGACATCGCTCATTACCGCGAGTAGTTCAATTTTGTCAAAATTGTGTTTTTTTACCATCGTATCAATAAACGCTTTGACGTCTTTTCTTTGGGTGAAACTGGCGTCGGCGAGACCAAAAGAAGAATAAAAAATGGTGAAGAAAGCAAAACCAATTGCAATGAGTCGTCGCATCGGATGTCCTGTCGGTTGAACAAAATGACCCATTGTAGTCAAGTAAACGGCTATTGTGAAGAGGACTGGTGCGGTTATCTGAGGTACTTGCCAGACTTCGGTATGATAGTTTTTACAGGTCATTACATTAAAAGCTTTCTGCTCAGTGATTATTAAGCTAGAATAAGCGCTTTTAGCAACAGGTTTTTAGAGTTGAGCGACCTATCCCGAATTCGTAATTTCTCAATTATTGCCCATATCGATCATGGTAAATCAACCCTTGCTGATCGATTTATTCAAATTTGCGGCGGACTTAGCGACCGTGAAATGGCAGAACAAGTGCTTGACTCGATGGATATCGAGCGTGAGCG from Legionella quinlivanii encodes:
- a CDS encoding anti-phage deoxyguanosine triphosphatase, whose product is MWTHRRSGLNHQRGVQDHRSPYERDQTRVIHCPAFRRLQRKTQILGTDEGDFHRTRLTHSLEVASIGRSIARNLIVNHQESILSGLLPSEDLISSICLLHDIGHPPFGHGGEVALNYMMREHGGFEGNGQTLRLLTKLENSYGAYGLDLTRRTLLGILKYPVPRSRVIALGKLEAVNTLHKTIRINDWLPPKAYFNCEQAEVDWLLAPFSEGDRSLFQSLRKPPAQNEHGRSAFHSFDCSIMDVADDIGYGVHDLEDAIHLRLITRDKIDCPGFHNLVDGTPLGQQRNALLNHLFSSQLFERKQAIGEMVNYLITATQIETTDANFENPLLKYNINLLPEAGRLLDYLKNCVYQHVIDSQEARTFEYGGQTVVLRLFEAISSNPTSLLDTKNRQLYNEASSDDEAMRVVCDYIANMTDEYAYRMHERLFGFNTRTIFERL
- a CDS encoding SPOR domain-containing protein; protein product: MNTLKIAAIAIVVVHLSSCATSPSTSYSTYETYTYDNMQYYGHGVGSVDYGNYGNNQGYYPPSQATVPDSYYTGGNNRPVSHKDQDRNWVNNQNPQGYTIEIADGEKASQVAGKLYKTPKNDRTAQIKYYRDGKTYYKGVYGTYNTQEEAEKALNALPESVKQGAGVRNWGSVQGAAE
- the gspM gene encoding type II secretion system protein GspM produces the protein MMNFWQNLSERDRLTLSIGLMFTIAYLFYLLIYSPLNTAVVSKTNQLQDKQKTLVWMKQINQRPLNRKEPEMINNGRLLSIISTQLSNTPFKTFAYQLQQTGPGDIQISYEKVPYTQFLQWLWQLNTDYAVILKQLSMDKTETAGVVKLTITLSAK
- the gspL gene encoding type II secretion system protein GspL, whose amino-acid sequence is MATCFVFIKSLTDDSFLSVSLDQNQQVVQPLAKRKAEELRQIQTNNRTCIVVSGEHFAFHRLELPWLGEKKARIAIPYALEDKFAENVDELHFAFNRQYYQQGQYLIAACKKEFLQQLLLLLKDNDIHLDILTVDWFALENKEICVAEDSLIIHDETFCGVLNPPLTDLFLKKASPEHRLFLFKESMALPEHLVAQIIHEENLYLWLAKRLLVGHPMNMAQGQFLASSETKGKKRWIAAAVAMAVLWLFSNLSGTIWQNYRLNQQIEETDKQIAVIYKQFFPQAQQVISPRFRIEQLLKTKGNDSENPFWVLLNQLSKTLDSTDVAVEQLRYQNHILQVTVIGKDFASVEKVENQLQKLNVKVKQTQASTREQQVASTLELSL
- the mltB gene encoding lytic murein transglycosylase B; the protein is MRRLIAIGFAFFTIFYSSFGLADASFTQRKDVKAFIDTMVKKHNFDKIELLAVMSDVKLQPQIIESMEKPYEKKTWDVYKQLFLTPQRVEGGIDFWRKNQKALNKAEAKYHVPANIIVAIIGIETLYGKNQGNYRVLDALSTLAFDYPKRSEFFTKELGEYLLLCREHHVSPTQYMGSYAGAMGKPQFMPSSYRYYAADFTGNPKKDLMNDDDAVIASVANYFHKHGWTFNQGIAQPAQITGSAYKRINTSYKTAVYKTSQLRAAGIKPVTASFHVPKKAGLIELTTQEGPEYWLAYPNFYVITRYNSSPQYALAVYLLAQQLKNQWAEANVTKQYAYA